The following nucleotide sequence is from Anopheles stephensi strain Indian chromosome 3, UCI_ANSTEP_V1.0, whole genome shotgun sequence.
TTTGCTTTGTCCGTATTATTGTCCTCAAGGGTATAGCAAATGGATCTCTGTTCAGTAGGTAACACTTTTAACAcagtttcgttttcttcgctGGATGAAGCAACAAACTCTACAACAGTTTGCGGCTTTCCTCCTCATCTTCACCGCTGGCCAGTTCTTTACGCAACGTTTTACAGTCTTCGATGATAAAACTAAAACCGGGGGAAAGCTTGCCATTAGGTAATTGCTTGGTCACACATCGCTTAAGCTTACCTATAGAATAGTATTGTTAGTGGTGCCGTTACCAGATGCCATATCGAATGTGCATCGAACGTCCACAGGATCGGTGGGAAGTCGTTAATTTCCAGCAGTAAGGACGAGGTCGCCAGCACGATAAAGATAAAGCACTTCCAAACGTAGCGTCGCTTCCGGCGCTGCAGAAAACACCACAAAATCCATCCCAGTGCGCCGCTCATACCTGCAAGTTGGCAAGGAAGCGTGAGGTCGTCAATCCACGACGTAACCATGGCAAAGcgtgccgccgccgccgcctaCCTGTCACGATGTTCGCCTTCATGTTGTACGTATAATCGAACCGCCCGATGCTAAGGTAGGAAAAGTGGTTGATAAAGAATAGTACGCACAGGAAGCTGAAGGTGCCGCGCACGAAAACGGACGTCCGGTGTATCATGCGCATCACCATGCAGTGAAACGAAGCGAGCACCATCGAGTAGGCGAACGTGTAGTCCAGCAGCTCGGTGACGGGAAAATCGCGCGTGTGAAAAATGGCCGACCAAATCCACGCGTTCAGGCAGATGTAGGAAAATGCTCGCcacgtgccgtacatggggcTGTCGGTGCGCACCTCGCGCTTGAACCGTTGCAGCATTTTGTAGTGCGTGATAAAGTTGGCGATCGAAAACAGCACCGAGGCCGGTTCCTGCATACCGAGGAATCGAACGAATGGCCACTAG
It contains:
- the LOC118509432 gene encoding post-GPI attachment to proteins factor 3 → MIRYRVVALVLIVLLIYFFRLIFASGGDRSQFYQNCLKFCTLDNCTQSGVSYKKELQWKHDPINKLLMWTCYDECGYDCMWRTTSAFHNRNWTTPQFYGKWPFVRFLGMQEPASVLFSIANFITHYKMLQRFKREVRTDSPMYGTWRAFSYICLNAWIWSAIFHTRDFPVTELLDYTFAYSMVLASFHCMVMRMIHRTSVFVRGTFSFLCVLFFINHFSYLSIGRFDYTYNMKANIVTGMSGALGWILWCFLQRRKRRYVWKCFIFIVLATSSLLLEINDFPPILWTFDAHSIWHLVTAPLTILFYSFIIEDCKTLRKELASGEDEEESRKLL